One window of the Candidatus Poribacteria bacterium genome contains the following:
- a CDS encoding DNA primase: protein MYAEWGGLPERVTSTVRRGRVRSEPMPSSRISSSVIERIRGRIDLVSLVEDAGVALRRTGKQFTGKCPFHQDDSPSFSVSPEKQLYHCFGCGASGTVFTFVSKREGISFEEAVEKLAQRAGIPLSDIREAGPAPEEQQLVQANRFARETFHAALLDGELGAPGMAYLRKRGIREETIRDLQIGYAPAKWDWLLTTMVRNGFPPELLVRGGLLREREDGRRYDYFRNRIIFPIVDGRGDLVAFGGRAIDDAVPKYLNSPETPLYKKSEVLYFLHTARTAIQEEGRALVTEGYLDAIALYEAGIGNVVASLGTVLSETHARILRRSAEEVVFVFDGDSAGSRAVISGAPVFLSEGFRVRIALLPSGKDPDDYVREQGADAMRQRVEDSVNLVEFQIRNLAADVDPNAPETQARLVSELAALLKSVRSPILLKSYGKLVAEQFDMDPEDVWAELRRQGVSLKTPAPRRDTRRKESLDARMSVERQLLAWLIAMPSEIEAASERISPSDFADPMHQEIARLLWSASQGSEPFDALLLVETSSDDHVRELLSRLVLVRRPPDLPSEIAGCLARIERDILRRGEQRHLEDRTKEDDVDDLVVARELLELTRQRRPSKST, encoded by the coding sequence ATGTATGCCGAGTGGGGAGGGCTGCCGGAGCGTGTGACCTCCACGGTCCGGCGAGGACGCGTGAGAAGCGAGCCAATGCCAAGCAGCCGCATCTCCAGCTCAGTCATTGAGCGCATCCGCGGGCGCATCGACCTTGTGAGTCTCGTGGAGGATGCTGGCGTCGCTCTGAGGCGCACGGGCAAGCAGTTCACCGGCAAGTGCCCCTTCCACCAGGACGACTCGCCGTCGTTCTCAGTCTCGCCTGAGAAGCAGCTCTACCACTGCTTTGGGTGCGGCGCCAGCGGAACCGTGTTCACGTTCGTATCGAAACGAGAGGGCATCTCGTTCGAGGAAGCCGTCGAAAAGCTTGCGCAGCGCGCTGGCATCCCACTGTCCGACATCCGCGAAGCCGGTCCGGCGCCGGAAGAGCAGCAGCTCGTTCAGGCGAACCGGTTCGCCCGCGAGACGTTCCATGCCGCGCTCCTGGATGGTGAGCTCGGCGCGCCCGGGATGGCGTACCTCCGCAAGCGTGGCATCCGCGAGGAGACGATCCGCGACCTCCAGATCGGATATGCCCCTGCGAAGTGGGATTGGCTCCTCACGACGATGGTCCGCAATGGCTTCCCGCCGGAGTTGCTAGTTCGCGGGGGACTGCTCCGCGAGCGGGAGGACGGCAGGCGGTACGACTACTTCCGCAACCGCATCATCTTTCCCATCGTCGATGGGCGTGGAGACTTGGTCGCGTTCGGCGGACGCGCCATCGACGACGCCGTTCCGAAATACCTCAACTCGCCTGAGACTCCCCTCTACAAGAAGAGCGAGGTCCTCTACTTCCTCCACACGGCAAGGACCGCGATTCAGGAGGAGGGGCGCGCCCTCGTTACGGAAGGCTATCTGGACGCGATCGCCCTCTACGAAGCTGGCATCGGGAACGTCGTCGCATCGCTCGGAACGGTTCTGTCCGAGACGCACGCGCGGATTCTCAGGCGGAGCGCCGAAGAGGTCGTCTTCGTGTTCGATGGCGACAGCGCAGGGAGCCGCGCCGTGATCAGCGGCGCTCCCGTGTTCCTGTCTGAGGGGTTCCGAGTCCGCATTGCGCTGCTACCGTCCGGCAAAGACCCGGATGACTATGTGCGTGAACAGGGCGCGGACGCCATGCGGCAACGCGTCGAGGACTCGGTGAACCTGGTCGAGTTCCAGATACGCAACCTGGCGGCGGACGTCGATCCGAATGCGCCCGAGACTCAGGCGCGACTCGTGTCCGAGCTGGCGGCGTTGCTGAAGTCGGTTCGGAGCCCGATTCTCCTGAAGTCGTACGGCAAACTCGTCGCCGAGCAGTTCGACATGGATCCAGAGGACGTCTGGGCGGAGCTGAGGCGACAAGGCGTCTCGCTCAAGACGCCTGCCCCCCGGCGCGACACCCGAAGGAAGGAGAGCCTCGACGCACGGATGAGCGTGGAGCGGCAGTTGCTCGCATGGCTGATCGCCATGCCCAGCGAGATCGAGGCTGCCTCCGAGCGGATCAGCCCATCGGACTTCGCTGACCCGATGCACCAAGAGATCGCTCGACTTCTGTGGTCCGCGTCGCAGGGGTCGGAACCGTTCGACGCACTGCTGCTAGTGGAAACGAGCTCGGACGACCACGTGCGCGAGTTGCTGTCGCGACTCGTGTTGGTGCGCCGTCCACCGGATCTGCCGTCCGAGATCGCGGGCTGCCTAGCCCGCATCGAGCGTGACATCCTGAGGCGCGGCGAACAGCGCCACTTGGAAGACCGTACTAAGGAGGATGATGTCGATGATCTGGTCGTCGCTCGTGAGCTTCTCGAGCTGACGCGCCAGCGTCGACCGTCGAAGTCGACGTGA
- the rpoD gene encoding RNA polymerase sigma factor RpoD encodes MIARRRVLGPERHMSRVARRRSESNLGAFDDAEMLPQAEDSDEFYSPFGSEIDEIRIDRGRGSEDDVDDIGFDASDAEEADTGSDLDADDDGAKVEDDDASVLPVLLETAPADWVSDDPIKVYLREMGKVPLLTKQQEVSLSKQIEEGQRIVQDAVFETPIALTEVRKLLNAIIKQKVRPADVLDLPTQNRSNRGSRHIRMAREALETMNRCELDLHHIRARLRDGNVTTVERESLENQRAQTRAKLTSTLRRLKLSREQVHLISDQVKCLADQMSFPRQRLWHISRETRLSVDELIGHAQSRNVGALPEGVSWDCLKSYYPEVIQTRRIIAHLESQLGFDSQYLSELRKRIQRGEALAAEAKRAIIEANLRLVVSIAKKYSVRTPNLMFLDLIQEGNMGLMKAVDKFEYRRGYKFSTYATWWIRQAISRAIADQARTIRIPVHMIETINRLSRISRQFVQEHGREPNPEELSVRMDLPTEKVRQILRVAQEPISLETPIGEEEDSHLGDFIEDKDVKSPVTETSVTMLREQVAGVLDALDPREAQVIRLRFGIGDGCPRTLEEVGAVFNVTRERIRQIEAKALRKLRHPIRSHRLRGFVEF; translated from the coding sequence ATGATTGCCCGTAGGAGAGTTCTCGGGCCCGAGCGGCATATGTCGCGCGTTGCCCGTCGCCGCTCTGAGAGCAACCTAGGTGCTTTCGACGACGCCGAAATGCTTCCCCAGGCGGAGGATTCAGACGAGTTCTACAGTCCATTCGGTTCCGAGATTGACGAGATTCGCATCGACCGCGGTCGTGGGTCTGAGGATGATGTTGACGACATCGGTTTCGATGCGTCAGATGCCGAGGAAGCCGACACCGGCAGCGACTTGGACGCGGACGACGATGGCGCGAAGGTCGAAGACGACGATGCGTCCGTCCTTCCTGTACTTCTGGAAACGGCTCCAGCCGATTGGGTGTCCGATGACCCGATCAAGGTCTACCTGCGCGAGATGGGCAAGGTGCCCCTCCTGACCAAACAGCAGGAGGTGTCCCTCTCGAAGCAGATCGAAGAGGGTCAGCGGATCGTCCAGGACGCCGTGTTCGAGACGCCCATCGCATTGACCGAAGTGCGCAAGCTACTGAACGCGATCATCAAGCAGAAGGTGCGCCCAGCCGACGTTCTCGACCTGCCGACTCAGAACCGAAGCAACCGGGGATCGCGCCACATCCGCATGGCGCGCGAAGCCCTCGAGACGATGAACCGATGCGAGCTCGATCTGCACCACATCAGGGCCCGGTTGCGGGATGGCAACGTGACGACTGTGGAACGCGAGTCGCTCGAGAACCAGCGTGCGCAGACGCGAGCCAAGCTCACGTCGACGCTTCGCCGGCTCAAGCTCAGCCGGGAGCAGGTGCACCTGATCAGCGACCAGGTGAAATGCCTGGCGGACCAGATGAGCTTCCCGCGCCAGCGCCTGTGGCATATCTCGCGCGAGACACGGCTGTCGGTCGATGAATTGATCGGCCACGCCCAGTCCAGGAACGTCGGGGCCCTGCCCGAAGGCGTGTCGTGGGACTGCCTGAAGTCGTACTACCCAGAGGTGATCCAGACGCGGCGCATCATCGCCCACCTGGAGAGCCAACTGGGGTTTGACTCGCAATACCTGAGCGAGCTCCGCAAGCGCATTCAGCGCGGCGAGGCGCTCGCAGCGGAGGCGAAGCGCGCCATCATCGAGGCGAACCTTCGGCTCGTCGTCAGTATCGCCAAGAAGTACTCGGTCCGCACTCCGAACCTCATGTTCCTGGACCTCATCCAGGAGGGGAACATGGGGCTGATGAAGGCGGTCGATAAGTTCGAGTACCGGCGGGGCTACAAGTTCAGCACGTACGCGACGTGGTGGATTCGTCAGGCGATCAGCCGAGCCATCGCGGACCAGGCGCGGACCATTCGCATCCCCGTTCACATGATCGAGACCATCAACCGCCTATCCCGGATCTCCCGGCAGTTCGTGCAGGAGCACGGTCGCGAGCCGAATCCGGAGGAGTTGAGCGTGCGCATGGACCTGCCCACCGAGAAGGTCCGGCAGATCCTCCGAGTCGCGCAAGAGCCGATCTCGCTGGAAACGCCGATCGGCGAAGAGGAAGATAGCCATCTCGGCGACTTCATCGAGGACAAGGACGTGAAATCGCCCGTGACGGAGACGTCCGTCACGATGCTGCGCGAGCAGGTTGCGGGCGTGCTGGACGCTCTCGATCCGCGAGAGGCGCAGGTGATCCGGCTGAGATTCGGCATCGGCGACGGGTGCCCTCGAACCCTCGAGGAAGTCGGGGCAGTGTTCAACGTGACTCGCGAGCGCATCCGCCAGATCGAGGCGAAAGCTTTGCGCAAGCTCCGTCACCCGATTCGGAGCCATCGACTTCGCGGGTTCGTCGAGTTCTAG
- a CDS encoding lactate dehydrogenase: MPKVVAFTSLIGEPARLLFGAAPPGYDVAQLRPSLDDGSKAAVVRDADFLILFPGSISETVLRAAGRLKLIQLVSAGYEGMPLSVCRELGIDVANNGGSNAIDVAEHTLALVLAFYRRLTELDRRIRGEPGFDSRTGETTYTIDGKLCGIVGFGNIGRRVARLFTAFGADVIYADAVPAPEAVENELGVQRESLHELLRESDVVTLHVPLTSATRGLIGARELGLMKPSAVLVNTCRGPVVDEPALVDALRAQRLRGACLDVLTQEPPAIDNPLLTLDNVLLTPHTAGITFDTWERRGRFIFENLNRVWEGQEPLARVLP; the protein is encoded by the coding sequence ATGCCCAAAGTCGTGGCATTCACGTCGCTCATCGGAGAGCCCGCGCGCCTGCTGTTCGGCGCGGCTCCGCCGGGATACGACGTCGCGCAACTGAGACCCTCCCTCGACGATGGCAGTAAAGCGGCCGTCGTCCGCGACGCCGACTTCTTGATCCTGTTCCCAGGTTCCATTTCCGAGACCGTACTCCGCGCGGCTGGACGGCTGAAGCTGATCCAGCTCGTCAGCGCTGGATATGAGGGCATGCCGCTGAGCGTCTGCCGCGAGCTTGGCATCGACGTGGCGAACAATGGCGGCTCCAATGCGATCGACGTCGCCGAGCACACGCTTGCGCTGGTCTTGGCGTTCTATCGGCGGTTGACCGAGCTGGACCGGCGGATCCGGGGGGAGCCCGGCTTCGATTCGCGGACGGGTGAGACGACCTACACGATCGATGGGAAGCTCTGTGGGATCGTCGGGTTCGGGAACATCGGTCGGCGTGTGGCGCGGCTGTTCACGGCATTCGGAGCCGATGTCATCTATGCGGACGCGGTTCCCGCCCCGGAGGCGGTAGAGAACGAGCTCGGCGTCCAGCGCGAATCGCTGCACGAACTGCTCAGAGAGTCAGACGTCGTCACGCTGCACGTCCCTCTCACGAGTGCGACGCGCGGGCTGATCGGCGCTCGCGAGTTGGGGTTGATGAAGCCATCTGCCGTTCTTGTCAACACGTGCCGGGGCCCGGTTGTCGACGAACCGGCGCTCGTGGACGCCCTGCGCGCCCAGCGACTCCGTGGCGCGTGTCTCGACGTGCTCACACAGGAACCGCCTGCGATCGACAACCCACTGCTGACACTCGACAACGTGCTGCTCACGCCCCACACGGCTGGGATCACGTTCGACACATGGGAACGCCGAGGCAGATTCATCTTCGAGAACCTGAACCGCGTCTGGGAAGGTCAGGAGCCCCTCGCCCGAGTCCTCCCCTAA
- a CDS encoding aconitate hydratase, which produces MGLSVVGKILTRHLVTGELVAGEKIGVRIDQTLTQDATGTMAYLEFEAMGTQRVRTELSVSYVDHNMAMFGPENHNDHLYLQSIAARIGAYFSRAGNGICHQVHLERFARPGRTLLGSDSHTPTAGGMGMVAIGAGGLDVALAMSGAPFTMEAPRVIGVRLTGRLSPWVAAKDIIFRVLEILTTKGNVNCIIEYCGPGVETLSVPERATCTNMGAELGVTTSVFPSDERTRDYLRAQGREDIWEPLSADLDATYDRVIDIDLSTLEPLTSAPSSPDNIVTVRSVQGKEIHQVLVGSCTNSSYRDLMIVASMLKGRTIHPRVQMGISPGSRQVFEMIAENGALATLIGAGCRILESACGPCIGQGQSAGDDRVSLRTFNRNFKGRSGTKDDQVYLVSPETAAASALQGVFTDPRTLDMPYPSFEWPKRFRIDDAMIIPPPADGSGVEVIRGSTIGDPPTNSTLPDDVNGKVLIKVGDKITTDHIMPAGPFLKFRSNIPAYSEAVFYIFNEPDKPAFFERAAEWRDQGGHGIIVGGESYGQGSSREHAAICPMYLGIKAKIVKSIERIHLANLINFGIVPLLFAAPDDYDGIDEGDRLSIDGIAAQLRAGTEIMVRNTTKDTAFRTRHTLTDEEVEIVIAGGKLNQVASS; this is translated from the coding sequence ATGGGCCTCTCGGTAGTCGGCAAGATTCTGACGCGTCACTTGGTGACGGGCGAGCTGGTTGCGGGTGAGAAGATCGGCGTTCGGATCGATCAGACTTTGACCCAGGACGCCACCGGCACGATGGCGTACCTCGAGTTCGAGGCGATGGGCACGCAGCGAGTGCGGACCGAGCTGTCCGTATCCTACGTCGACCACAACATGGCGATGTTCGGGCCCGAGAACCACAACGATCACCTCTACTTGCAGTCGATTGCCGCGAGGATCGGGGCGTATTTCTCACGAGCGGGCAACGGCATCTGCCATCAGGTACATCTGGAGCGCTTTGCCCGTCCCGGCAGGACTCTCCTCGGGTCGGACTCGCACACGCCGACAGCCGGCGGCATGGGCATGGTGGCAATCGGCGCCGGCGGGCTCGATGTCGCCCTCGCCATGAGCGGAGCGCCGTTCACCATGGAGGCTCCGCGAGTCATCGGGGTTCGACTGACAGGTCGCCTAAGCCCGTGGGTGGCAGCCAAGGACATCATCTTCCGCGTACTCGAGATCCTTACGACCAAGGGCAACGTGAACTGCATCATCGAGTACTGCGGACCCGGCGTCGAGACGCTCAGCGTCCCGGAGCGCGCGACCTGTACCAACATGGGCGCCGAGCTCGGCGTGACGACCTCGGTATTTCCGTCCGACGAACGGACCCGCGACTACCTTCGCGCCCAAGGCAGGGAGGACATCTGGGAGCCCTTGAGCGCCGACCTCGACGCCACGTATGATCGAGTGATCGACATCGACCTATCGACGCTCGAACCGTTGACATCGGCTCCGTCCAGCCCGGACAACATCGTGACGGTCCGCAGCGTGCAGGGCAAGGAGATCCATCAGGTACTCGTCGGCTCCTGCACGAACAGCTCCTATCGCGACCTGATGATCGTCGCCTCGATGCTCAAAGGGCGGACGATCCATCCGCGCGTGCAGATGGGAATATCCCCCGGTTCGCGGCAGGTCTTCGAGATGATCGCGGAGAACGGCGCGCTGGCGACGCTGATTGGAGCCGGATGCCGCATCTTGGAGTCGGCATGCGGACCTTGTATTGGGCAGGGGCAGTCTGCCGGTGATGATCGTGTCAGCTTGCGCACATTCAACCGGAACTTCAAGGGCAGAAGTGGAACCAAAGACGATCAGGTCTACCTGGTTAGCCCGGAGACAGCCGCTGCGTCGGCGCTCCAGGGCGTCTTCACCGATCCTCGCACGCTCGACATGCCGTACCCGTCGTTTGAGTGGCCCAAACGGTTTCGCATCGACGATGCCATGATCATCCCGCCGCCGGCGGACGGCAGCGGCGTCGAGGTCATTCGGGGTTCCACCATCGGCGACCCTCCCACCAACTCCACGCTTCCAGACGATGTGAACGGCAAGGTGTTGATCAAAGTCGGCGATAAGATCACGACCGACCACATCATGCCTGCGGGCCCGTTCCTCAAGTTTCGGTCGAACATCCCGGCTTACTCGGAAGCCGTGTTCTACATCTTCAACGAACCGGACAAGCCCGCATTCTTCGAGCGCGCGGCGGAATGGCGCGACCAGGGCGGACACGGCATCATCGTCGGCGGCGAGAGCTACGGACAGGGATCGTCTCGCGAACACGCCGCGATCTGCCCGATGTACCTGGGAATCAAGGCGAAGATCGTCAAATCCATCGAACGGATTCATTTGGCGAACCTGATCAACTTCGGGATCGTGCCGCTGCTCTTCGCGGCTCCCGACGACTACGACGGGATCGACGAGGGTGATCGTTTGTCGATCGACGGCATCGCCGCTCAACTGCGCGCCGGGACCGAGATCATGGTGCGGAACACGACGAAGGACACCGCGTTCCGCACGCGGCATACGCTGACAGACGAGGAAGTAGAGATCGTTATCGCGGGCGGGAAGCTCAATCAGGTGGCGTCTTCTTGA
- a CDS encoding GNAT family N-acetyltransferase: MRWSAPDRLTTEAFAVRRYEPGDGRALAEAVRASYEHLKTFMPWAKLDASDDEADTFCRHACARYLLDEDYTLGIFDVGGNRLLGGTGFHPRGRPRAAGTAEIGMWVRADAAHQGMGTRVLTALLTWGFSDAWSWERLEWHCDARNGASARVAEKARMKLEGRLRADTPTADGRRDTLIYAALRGEWRMTD, translated from the coding sequence ATGCGGTGGTCCGCGCCTGATCGCCTCACGACGGAGGCATTCGCTGTGCGCCGGTACGAGCCCGGCGACGGACGCGCACTGGCGGAAGCTGTCCGCGCTTCCTACGAGCATCTCAAGACCTTCATGCCCTGGGCGAAACTCGACGCGTCCGACGACGAGGCGGACACGTTCTGCCGCCACGCGTGTGCTCGGTACCTGCTCGACGAGGACTACACGTTGGGCATCTTCGATGTGGGAGGCAATCGTCTCCTAGGAGGGACCGGATTCCATCCGCGCGGTCGTCCGCGAGCCGCCGGCACTGCGGAGATCGGCATGTGGGTCCGCGCTGACGCAGCCCATCAGGGCATGGGAACGCGCGTCCTGACTGCGCTCCTGACATGGGGCTTTTCGGACGCCTGGTCGTGGGAACGCCTCGAGTGGCACTGCGACGCGCGCAACGGAGCGAGCGCTCGCGTCGCGGAGAAGGCGAGGATGAAGCTCGAAGGGCGCTTACGCGCGGACACACCCACGGCGGACGGGCGACGAGACACGCTCATCTACGCTGCCTTGCGCGGTGAATGGCGCATGACCGACTGA
- a CDS encoding uridine kinase, with the protein MARLGVPVTVAICGGSASGKTTFTSGLSEALDDMNPVVLHQDAYFRDWSVYPPEERERVRTANHPDAVEWDVLCGDIERLQSGGSVAARRGDGVVKPSSVILVEGHLLLWSERLRDLSHLRLFLDVDPHERVLRRLERDVQRRGGDLATAIAWYRRDVIPNFPIYTEAAKRHADLVIPYHHENPAALATVAAGIRWLVAQNS; encoded by the coding sequence TTGGCGCGCTTGGGAGTTCCGGTGACGGTAGCCATCTGCGGTGGGTCCGCGTCCGGCAAGACGACGTTCACGTCTGGACTGAGCGAGGCACTCGACGACATGAATCCGGTGGTGCTACATCAGGACGCCTACTTCCGCGACTGGTCCGTCTATCCGCCGGAGGAGCGCGAGAGAGTTCGCACGGCGAATCACCCGGACGCCGTCGAGTGGGACGTCCTCTGCGGCGACATCGAGCGTCTCCAATCCGGGGGATCCGTCGCAGCTCGACGCGGCGACGGAGTCGTGAAGCCCTCCTCGGTCATCCTGGTCGAGGGACACCTGTTGTTGTGGAGTGAACGGCTACGCGATCTTTCCCATCTTCGCCTGTTCCTCGATGTCGATCCGCACGAACGCGTCTTGCGGCGCCTCGAACGCGATGTCCAGCGACGCGGCGGCGACCTCGCTACCGCGATCGCCTGGTATCGCCGCGATGTGATCCCCAACTTCCCCATCTACACCGAGGCAGCCAAGCGACACGCGGACCTCGTCATACCCTACCACCACGAGAACCCAGCCGCGCTGGCGACGGTTGCCGCCGGGATCCGTTGGCTGGTGGCGCAGAACTCGTGA
- a CDS encoding Gfo/Idh/MocA family oxidoreductase, whose product MAEKKRCLMIGAGGMAGGWIRHFFPNFADRMEIVALVEIREQVLKDQGDFLNLTPSQRFTNMHDAFASVDADFCTIVIPPAHHREAAVGAAEAGLDILSEKPIADTWEDCLAICQGVRDAGVRMQVVQNYRFTPRILTIQKAVREGLIGEPNYIMGRFAADYRQRGAWGMFRHEIPHSLLVEGSVHHFDQMRNLAGADCSTIAGWEWNPGHASFDGECCGTYVMRMANGLYAHYEGNCLEAGSQNSWHAEYYRIEGQAGAVVLDRDNKVVLLSHTPGSGVLTHELPLVSVEWDGHNAIVNQFLDWLNGGPEPPTVISDNIKSAAMLFGAVEASETNQTVDVETKAREALG is encoded by the coding sequence ATGGCTGAGAAGAAGCGCTGCTTGATGATCGGCGCAGGCGGCATGGCAGGCGGCTGGATTCGTCACTTCTTCCCGAACTTCGCAGACCGCATGGAGATCGTGGCACTGGTCGAGATCCGCGAGCAGGTGCTCAAGGACCAGGGCGACTTCCTGAACCTGACGCCGTCGCAGAGGTTCACGAACATGCACGACGCATTCGCGTCGGTGGACGCGGATTTCTGCACCATCGTGATCCCGCCGGCGCACCATCGTGAAGCCGCAGTTGGCGCGGCGGAAGCTGGGCTGGACATCCTGAGCGAGAAGCCCATCGCCGACACGTGGGAGGACTGCCTGGCGATTTGCCAGGGTGTGCGCGACGCAGGCGTACGGATGCAGGTCGTCCAGAACTATCGGTTCACGCCGCGCATCTTGACGATCCAGAAAGCCGTTCGAGAGGGACTGATCGGCGAGCCGAACTACATCATGGGAAGGTTCGCTGCAGACTACCGACAGCGCGGCGCCTGGGGCATGTTCCGGCATGAGATTCCGCACAGCCTGCTGGTCGAGGGGTCCGTCCATCACTTCGATCAGATGCGGAACCTTGCCGGAGCCGACTGCAGCACGATCGCGGGCTGGGAGTGGAACCCAGGGCACGCGAGTTTCGACGGCGAGTGCTGCGGCACTTACGTGATGCGCATGGCGAACGGCTTGTACGCACACTACGAGGGCAACTGCCTCGAAGCCGGTTCCCAGAATAGCTGGCACGCCGAGTACTACCGGATCGAAGGGCAGGCGGGCGCCGTCGTGCTGGACCGCGACAACAAGGTCGTGCTGCTCTCTCACACGCCGGGCTCGGGAGTTCTCACGCACGAGTTGCCCCTGGTCAGCGTGGAGTGGGATGGTCACAACGCCATCGTGAACCAGTTCCTCGACTGGCTGAACGGCGGGCCCGAGCCGCCGACCGTCATCTCGGACAACATCAAGAGCGCCGCGATGCTGTTTGGCGCGGTCGAGGCATCGGAGACGAACCAGACCGTCGACGTCGAAACCAAGGCGCGTGAAGCCCTCGGCTAG